From the genome of Bradyrhizobium elkanii USDA 76, one region includes:
- a CDS encoding YgaP family membrane protein, which produces MNIDKAVVAFAGSVVLLGLALGTYINAYWYLLTAFAGLNMVQASFTGFCPAAMVFKRLGLRGGCAFS; this is translated from the coding sequence ATGAATATCGACAAGGCCGTTGTTGCCTTCGCGGGGAGCGTCGTCTTGCTCGGCCTCGCGCTCGGCACCTACATCAACGCCTACTGGTACCTGTTGACGGCCTTTGCCGGGCTGAACATGGTCCAGGCATCGTTTACCGGATTCTGCCCTGCGGCGATGGTGTTCAAGAGGCTCGGACTGCGCGGCGGATGCGCGTTCAGCTAG
- a CDS encoding cupin domain-containing protein, whose product MSAVKAGAEPLAVVFNDDGLVPNNPMPFLVYKAAVDVRSNPEASIEQLFGKNGWGAMWRNGVYDFAHYHATVHEVLGVARGRARVQFGGDHGQALEIAAGDVAILPAGTGHQCLSASDDFCVIGAYPPGPPMDLQRPTPENHARALKTIPLVAIPASDPVMGTDGPLMRLWRRT is encoded by the coding sequence ATGTCCGCAGTCAAAGCCGGGGCCGAGCCGCTCGCCGTCGTTTTCAACGACGACGGCCTGGTGCCGAACAACCCGATGCCGTTCCTGGTCTACAAGGCCGCGGTCGACGTCAGAAGCAATCCCGAGGCCAGCATCGAGCAGCTGTTCGGCAAGAACGGCTGGGGCGCGATGTGGCGCAACGGCGTCTACGACTTCGCACATTACCACGCCACCGTGCACGAGGTGCTGGGCGTCGCCCGCGGCCGCGCGCGCGTGCAGTTCGGCGGCGACCATGGGCAGGCGCTGGAGATCGCAGCAGGCGACGTTGCGATCCTGCCCGCCGGCACCGGGCATCAATGCCTGTCGGCGAGCGACGATTTCTGCGTCATCGGCGCCTATCCGCCGGGCCCGCCGATGGATCTGCAGCGGCCGACACCGGAGAACCACGCCAGGGCGCTGAAGACGATCCCGCTGGTCGCTATCCCCGCCAGCGATCCGGTGATGGGCACGGATGGGCCGCTGATGCGGCTGTGGAGGCGCACCTGA
- a CDS encoding ArsR/SmtB family transcription factor, with protein MNINIDIMQSAADRASDLLKALSNRHRLLIICQLVDGERSVGELAEFLDLRDSTVSQHLALLRKDGLVSARRDGQSIFYSIASDPARKVLEALYEVYCAPKDVKRK; from the coding sequence ATGAATATAAATATCGACATCATGCAAAGCGCGGCCGACCGGGCGAGCGATCTCCTGAAGGCCCTCTCCAACCGCCACAGGCTGCTGATCATCTGCCAGCTGGTCGACGGCGAGCGATCGGTCGGCGAGCTCGCCGAATTTCTCGATCTGCGGGACTCCACGGTCTCTCAGCATCTTGCCCTCCTTCGCAAGGATGGCCTGGTGTCCGCTCGCCGCGACGGGCAGTCGATCTTCTATTCGATCGCCAGCGATCCCGCGCGGAAAGTCCTGGAGGCACTCTATGAAGTCTACTGCGCTCCGAAGGACGTCAAACGAAAATAA
- a CDS encoding efflux RND transporter periplasmic adaptor subunit translates to MRLSILPAALAAFVLSLAPARAEMLTVAQHQVADEKAVFATVESISVAPARGRISGTVAQLNVREGDRVAAGQVIATVGDEKLVLQMKSLDAQIEALQAQANQAQIDFTRIEGLVERGTLPRVKLDEARTALNVADNGLRARTAERAVISQQLSEGRVLAPSDGRVLKKLVTVGSVVLPGDAIVTVAQQHFKLRLRVPERHARFLQPGDKIRVDAAELGEEAPRTGVIDLVYPQIEEGRVIADATVEGLGEYFVGDRLRVWISAGTRPAFVIPASYVRTRFGIDYIQLRQADRTVEIPVQRGRNVPTPALPDGLEILSGLRDGDQLVQP, encoded by the coding sequence ATGCGACTTTCGATCCTGCCGGCGGCCCTCGCCGCCTTCGTTCTCTCCCTTGCGCCAGCCCGCGCAGAGATGCTTACGGTTGCGCAGCATCAGGTGGCCGACGAGAAGGCCGTCTTCGCAACGGTGGAGAGCATCAGCGTGGCTCCCGCCCGCGGACGCATCAGCGGCACGGTGGCCCAACTCAATGTCCGGGAGGGCGATCGCGTCGCGGCCGGCCAGGTCATCGCGACGGTCGGCGACGAAAAGCTCGTGTTGCAGATGAAGTCGCTCGACGCACAGATCGAGGCGCTGCAGGCGCAGGCCAACCAGGCGCAGATCGATTTCACGCGTATCGAGGGACTGGTCGAGCGCGGCACGTTGCCGCGCGTCAAGCTTGACGAGGCGCGGACCGCATTGAACGTTGCCGACAATGGCCTGCGGGCAAGGACGGCGGAGCGGGCCGTGATCAGCCAGCAGCTCAGCGAAGGTCGTGTGCTGGCCCCCTCCGACGGCCGCGTGTTGAAGAAGCTCGTGACCGTGGGTTCGGTCGTGCTGCCCGGCGATGCCATCGTCACTGTTGCGCAACAGCACTTCAAGCTGCGGCTGCGCGTGCCGGAACGGCACGCCCGGTTCCTGCAGCCGGGCGACAAGATCCGTGTCGATGCCGCAGAACTCGGCGAGGAAGCCCCGAGGACCGGCGTCATCGATCTCGTCTACCCGCAGATCGAGGAAGGCCGCGTGATTGCAGACGCCACCGTCGAAGGTCTCGGCGAATATTTCGTCGGCGACCGCCTGAGGGTGTGGATCTCCGCCGGCACGCGGCCGGCCTTTGTGATCCCGGCAAGCTATGTCAGGACCAGGTTCGGGATCGACTACATTCAGCTTCGTCAGGCCGACCGGACCGTCGAAATCCCGGTGCAGCGCGGCCGTAACGTACCGACGCCCGCCCTTCCGGACGGACTCGAAATCCTGTCAGGCCTGCGCGACGGCGATCAACTGGTGCAGCCATGA
- a CDS encoding PaaI family thioesterase → MTAPATPKPVYGVSSMAVMASMSGLDFVRGIFARTLPEPPIMENVEPFDCTAETGHVVIHSVPGLRHYNPIGSVHGGYAAILLDSAMGLAVQTTLPQGFGYTTLEFKISFVRGMSQDTGKIRTEGHVLNAGRRVATAEACITDDKGKLLAHATTTCLVFELPKTS, encoded by the coding sequence ATGACCGCCCCCGCCACCCCGAAGCCCGTCTACGGCGTCTCCTCGATGGCGGTGATGGCCTCGATGTCCGGGCTCGACTTCGTGCGCGGCATCTTCGCCCGAACCCTGCCGGAGCCGCCGATCATGGAGAATGTCGAGCCGTTCGACTGCACCGCCGAGACCGGCCATGTGGTGATCCACAGCGTTCCGGGCCTGCGCCACTACAATCCGATCGGCTCGGTGCATGGCGGCTACGCCGCGATCCTGTTGGATTCCGCGATGGGACTTGCGGTGCAGACCACGCTGCCGCAGGGCTTTGGCTACACTACGCTGGAGTTCAAGATCTCCTTCGTCCGCGGCATGAGCCAGGACACCGGCAAAATCCGCACCGAGGGCCACGTGCTCAACGCCGGGCGCCGGGTTGCGACCGCGGAAGCATGCATCACCGACGACAAGGGCAAGCTGCTCGCGCATGCCACCACGACCTGCCTGGTGTTCGAGCTGCCCAAGACGAGCTGA
- a CDS encoding DUF6789 family protein gives MYLTVGDKIWRSLAAGLCGNAAHSGVMYLKRWMGWLPTFHPYRDLQHGLSEWLGGAVHPSVPWAMSFVNGTLILGILFRVSYHLLPGHSGIAKGFVFGILGWIAMGLLYFPVLGRGLFASQLGLGSLPAGFSLVMVLAYSVFLGAAYSALHVSDLR, from the coding sequence ATGTATCTCACCGTCGGTGACAAGATATGGAGGTCGCTTGCTGCCGGACTGTGCGGCAACGCCGCGCATTCCGGTGTGATGTATCTCAAGCGGTGGATGGGCTGGCTTCCGACCTTCCATCCCTACCGCGACCTGCAGCACGGCCTGAGCGAATGGCTCGGTGGAGCGGTTCATCCGTCGGTGCCGTGGGCGATGTCTTTTGTCAACGGCACGCTGATTCTCGGGATATTGTTTCGGGTCAGCTACCATTTATTGCCGGGCCACAGCGGGATCGCCAAGGGCTTCGTGTTCGGCATTCTGGGCTGGATCGCCATGGGGCTGCTCTACTTTCCGGTGCTCGGCCGTGGCCTGTTTGCGTCCCAGCTCGGCCTCGGCAGCCTTCCAGCGGGATTTTCGCTCGTCATGGTGCTTGCGTACAGCGTGTTCCTCGGCGCCGCCTATTCGGCGTTGCATGTGAGCGACCTGCGTTGA
- the carA gene encoding glutamine-hydrolyzing carbamoyl-phosphate synthase small subunit, which translates to MTTSENAPAWPDHKPTALLVLADGTVLEGFGLGAEGHAVGEVCFNTAMTGYEEILTDPSYAGQIITFTFPHIGNVGTNEEDIETVNMAATPGARGVILRSAITDPSNYRASRHLDQWLKARGIIGLSGIDTRALTALIRSKGMPNAVIAHARNGEFDLHGLKEEAREWPGLEGMDLVPMVTSGQRFTWDETPWVWGKGFGQQTAPEFNVVAIDYGIKRNILRLLAGVGAKVTVVPATTAAEDILAMKPDGVFLSNGPGDPAATGKYAVPVIQKVIASGTPTFGICLGHQMLGLAVGAKTMKMHQGHHGANHPVKDETTGKVEITSMNHGFAVDQATLPKGATQTHISLFDGSNCGIALEGKPVFSVQYHPEASPGPRDSHYLFQRFADLMRKKKQAA; encoded by the coding sequence ATGACAACATCCGAAAACGCCCCCGCCTGGCCGGACCATAAACCGACCGCGCTCCTTGTGCTCGCCGATGGTACCGTGCTGGAAGGCTTCGGTCTCGGCGCGGAAGGCCACGCCGTCGGCGAGGTCTGCTTCAACACCGCGATGACCGGCTATGAGGAGATCCTCACCGATCCGTCCTATGCCGGCCAGATCATCACCTTCACCTTCCCGCATATCGGCAATGTCGGTACCAACGAGGAAGACATCGAGACGGTGAACATGGCCGCGACGCCCGGCGCGCGCGGCGTGATCCTGCGCTCGGCGATCACGGATCCCTCGAATTACCGCGCCAGCCGCCACCTCGACCAGTGGTTGAAGGCGCGCGGCATCATCGGCCTTTCCGGCATCGACACCCGCGCGCTGACCGCGCTGATCCGCTCCAAGGGCATGCCCAATGCGGTGATCGCGCACGCCAGAAACGGCGAGTTCGACCTCCACGGCCTGAAGGAAGAAGCCCGCGAATGGCCCGGCCTCGAGGGCATGGACCTGGTGCCGATGGTCACCTCCGGCCAGCGCTTCACCTGGGATGAGACGCCCTGGGTGTGGGGCAAGGGTTTCGGCCAGCAGACCGCGCCGGAATTCAACGTGGTCGCGATCGACTACGGCATCAAGCGCAACATCCTGCGCCTGCTCGCCGGCGTCGGCGCCAAGGTGACCGTGGTGCCGGCGACGACCGCGGCCGAGGACATCCTGGCGATGAAGCCGGACGGCGTGTTCCTGTCGAACGGCCCCGGCGATCCCGCCGCGACCGGCAAATATGCCGTGCCCGTCATCCAGAAGGTGATCGCTTCGGGGACGCCGACCTTCGGCATCTGCCTCGGCCACCAGATGCTTGGCCTTGCCGTCGGGGCCAAGACCATGAAGATGCATCAGGGCCATCACGGCGCCAATCATCCGGTCAAGGACGAGACCACCGGCAAGGTCGAGATCACCTCGATGAATCACGGCTTTGCGGTGGATCAGGCGACGCTGCCGAAAGGCGCGACCCAGACCCATATCTCGCTGTTCGACGGCTCCAATTGCGGCATCGCGCTCGAGGGCAAGCCGGTGTTCTCGGTGCAGTACCACCCGGAAGCCTCGCCCGGCCCGCGCGACTCGCACTACCTGTTCCAGCGCTTCGCCGACCTGATGCGGAAGAAGAAGCAGGCCGCGTAG
- a CDS encoding thioredoxin family protein, with amino-acid sequence MSETCQIVCGHCGRTNRLPPGRAPDGARCGSCHQQMFTGHPIEVDEEGFARQLANSDVPLLVDVWAPWCGPCRAMAPMFERAAQQLEPRVRPLKLNSDRAAATSSRLNITGIPTLLLMRRGREIARHSGVMDARSIVAWTEAGLTHS; translated from the coding sequence ATGAGCGAGACGTGTCAGATCGTATGTGGACATTGCGGGCGGACCAACCGCCTGCCGCCCGGGCGTGCCCCGGATGGCGCGCGTTGCGGTTCCTGCCATCAGCAGATGTTCACCGGCCATCCGATCGAGGTCGACGAGGAAGGATTCGCGCGTCAGCTGGCGAACAGCGACGTTCCTCTGCTGGTCGATGTCTGGGCTCCGTGGTGCGGACCGTGTCGCGCCATGGCGCCGATGTTCGAGCGTGCGGCTCAACAGCTCGAACCGAGGGTCCGGCCGCTCAAGCTCAACTCCGATCGTGCGGCCGCCACGTCGTCCCGGCTCAACATCACCGGAATTCCGACGCTGTTGTTGATGCGTCGCGGGCGCGAGATCGCCCGTCATTCCGGGGTGATGGATGCGCGCAGCATCGTTGCCTGGACCGAGGCTGGCCTTACCCATTCCTGA
- a CDS encoding alpha/beta fold hydrolase, producing MDNTMPILLVPGLICSPRIFAPVIPALWRCGPVTIANHVRDDNMGAIARRILAEAPPRFALAGHSMGGYIAFEIMRQAPERVAKLALMSTQARADTPEATARRRGMIERARSGQYRSVVDELFPGFVHPSRQGDANLRQIVDDMSEDVGAEAFVRQQNAVLSRPDSRPSMAWIKCPTLVLTSDTDNTVPNSLSDEMANGIPGARLVVLANCGHLPQLEQPQACAAALVEWLRN from the coding sequence ATGGATAATACGATGCCGATCCTGCTCGTCCCGGGCCTCATCTGCTCGCCGCGGATTTTCGCCCCCGTCATCCCGGCGCTGTGGCGATGCGGGCCGGTGACGATCGCCAACCATGTCAGGGACGACAATATGGGGGCGATCGCCCGCCGGATCCTGGCCGAGGCGCCGCCGCGCTTTGCGCTCGCCGGGCACTCGATGGGCGGCTACATCGCCTTCGAGATCATGCGGCAGGCGCCGGAGCGCGTTGCGAAGCTGGCGCTGATGAGCACCCAGGCGCGGGCCGACACGCCGGAAGCGACCGCACGCCGCCGTGGCATGATCGAGCGTGCCAGAAGCGGCCAATATCGCAGCGTGGTCGACGAGCTGTTTCCGGGCTTCGTGCACCCGTCGCGGCAGGGCGATGCAAACCTGCGCCAGATTGTCGACGACATGAGCGAGGACGTCGGCGCCGAGGCCTTCGTCCGCCAGCAGAACGCGGTGCTCAGCCGGCCGGATTCGCGGCCGAGCATGGCCTGGATCAAGTGCCCGACCTTGGTGCTCACGTCGGATACCGACAACACCGTTCCGAATTCGCTGTCGGACGAGATGGCCAACGGCATTCCCGGCGCCAGGCTCGTGGTGCTCGCCAATTGCGGTCACCTGCCGCAGCTGGAACAGCCGCAGGCCTGCGCCGCTGCGCTGGTCGAATGGCTGAGGAACTAG
- a CDS encoding DUF302 domain-containing protein: MTYHFSKTVDMPFYAAVSATTAALKSHGFGVLTQIDVKDTLNKKIGAKFRPYLILGACNPKLAYEALMLEDKIGTMLPCNVVVQQHEGGRVEISAVDPVASMSAIENQKLGAVAGKVRDLLRQVVAEIA; encoded by the coding sequence ATGACATATCATTTCTCGAAAACGGTCGACATGCCGTTCTACGCGGCCGTCAGTGCCACGACGGCGGCGCTGAAGAGCCACGGCTTCGGTGTGCTCACGCAGATCGACGTCAAGGACACCCTCAACAAGAAGATCGGAGCTAAATTCCGCCCGTATCTGATCCTCGGGGCGTGCAACCCGAAACTCGCCTACGAGGCGCTCATGCTGGAGGACAAGATCGGCACCATGCTGCCCTGCAATGTGGTGGTGCAGCAGCACGAAGGCGGCAGAGTGGAGATTTCGGCGGTCGATCCCGTTGCTTCGATGAGTGCGATCGAGAACCAGAAGCTCGGCGCCGTCGCCGGCAAGGTTCGCGACCTGCTCCGGCAGGTTGTCGCCGAGATCGCCTGA